A stretch of Synechococcus sp. WH 8020 DNA encodes these proteins:
- a CDS encoding ABC transporter ATP-binding protein translates to MTLQIQNLGRRVGQQWIVRHLNLQVDDGECVALVGPSGCGKSSTLRLIAGLDPVSEGEILFDQANVTHAKAAQRAVGMVFQSYALLPHLSVLANLELGLRVRGVRAPERQQRIEAMLDLVQLQDRADVLPAQLSGGQRQRVALARALLRDPDVYLLDEPMSNLDAQLREELRPELRRLVLNRQKPVIHVTHDQHEAMAIADRIAVLHSGRIQQVATPAELYRRPETLFIARFIGRPQINSFRHDDGYVCAIRPESLYFAKEGVPCKLISREWLGSSQLLYLDSPQGPLRLSCSTAVAIPESIHVSWNVSDEHHFDSTSGHRLP, encoded by the coding sequence GATGATGGTGAATGTGTTGCTTTAGTTGGTCCATCTGGCTGCGGAAAGAGCAGTACTTTGAGACTCATTGCTGGACTTGATCCAGTGTCTGAAGGGGAGATCCTTTTTGATCAAGCTAATGTCACGCATGCAAAAGCAGCTCAAAGAGCTGTTGGAATGGTATTTCAGAGTTATGCCTTGCTTCCGCACTTGAGTGTGCTGGCAAACTTAGAGCTTGGTTTGCGGGTACGTGGAGTTCGTGCGCCTGAGCGCCAACAGCGAATTGAAGCCATGCTCGATCTTGTGCAATTGCAGGACCGTGCTGATGTGTTGCCGGCACAGTTGTCTGGAGGTCAAAGGCAACGGGTGGCGTTGGCAAGGGCGTTGTTGCGTGATCCTGATGTGTATTTGCTCGATGAACCTATGAGCAATTTGGATGCCCAACTTCGGGAGGAGTTACGTCCAGAGCTTCGTCGCCTTGTTCTGAATCGTCAAAAACCAGTCATCCATGTCACTCACGACCAGCATGAGGCGATGGCGATTGCTGACCGTATTGCAGTTCTACACTCTGGTCGCATTCAACAGGTTGCTACTCCTGCTGAGCTCTATCGTCGTCCTGAAACTTTGTTTATTGCCAGGTTTATTGGGAGACCACAGATTAATTCCTTTAGACATGACGATGGTTACGTTTGTGCCATTAGGCCCGAGTCCCTCTACTTTGCCAAGGAGGGTGTTCCTTGCAAATTAATCTCTCGCGAATGGCTTGGTAGTTCTCAGCTCCTTTACCTTGATTCACCTCAAGGGCCATTGAGGTTATCTTGTTCAACGGCTGTTGCCATACCTGAGTCTATCCATGTTTCATGGAATGTCTCTGATGAGCATCATTTCGATTCCACAAGTGGACATCGGCTTCCATAA
- the csaB gene encoding polysaccharide pyruvyl transferase CsaB, with amino-acid sequence MSGLASSSSPRRILLCGYYGEHNLGDDALLEVLSKQLPQGWHPLITAHDFDAVHTIVPRGSVVNRRSLKTVLKSIKKVQVVVLGGGSLLQDSTSFRSLIYYIILIVVARIKRKPVLLWGQGLGPLRHSWSRYLVGLVLNGATSITWRDAASMQLAKRLGITTSMTVAPDPVWTHPMSEHQGGGNIVLCWRPTNLLTASDWSLLLQGVDQLSKTTGKSVTWFAFHTHQDASLLQALNEKGLVPNTLYLNSQTVLAENIEHAQTIFKEASLVLAMRLHALILAIASQCPSAALSYDPKVEAAARTADVPWVDLAELPSLEIMLESWCQCMSNPPSKLHLQSIREQSYEHQRVLRSVLEDLNQ; translated from the coding sequence ATGTCTGGCCTGGCTTCGTCTTCATCGCCAAGGCGCATTCTCCTCTGTGGCTATTACGGAGAACACAACCTCGGAGATGACGCCTTACTTGAGGTGTTGAGCAAACAGTTGCCTCAAGGCTGGCATCCCCTGATTACGGCCCATGATTTCGACGCTGTTCACACGATTGTCCCCCGTGGATCAGTGGTGAACAGGAGGTCGTTGAAGACTGTCCTCAAAAGCATTAAGAAGGTGCAGGTTGTGGTCCTTGGAGGTGGAAGCCTTCTCCAAGACAGCACAAGTTTTCGAAGCCTTATTTATTACATTATTTTGATTGTGGTGGCGCGAATTAAGCGTAAACCGGTGCTGTTGTGGGGACAAGGACTCGGTCCACTTAGACATTCGTGGAGTCGCTATCTCGTAGGGCTGGTGCTGAATGGTGCGACGTCGATTACATGGAGAGATGCTGCATCGATGCAACTGGCGAAGCGACTTGGAATTACAACCTCGATGACAGTAGCTCCAGATCCGGTCTGGACTCATCCAATGAGTGAGCATCAAGGAGGGGGAAATATTGTGTTGTGTTGGCGCCCAACCAACTTGTTAACAGCTAGCGATTGGTCACTGTTGCTTCAAGGAGTCGATCAACTCAGTAAAACTACGGGAAAGTCAGTGACTTGGTTTGCATTTCATACCCATCAAGATGCGAGCTTGCTCCAAGCATTGAACGAAAAGGGATTGGTACCCAACACGCTCTACCTAAATTCACAAACAGTTCTAGCCGAAAACATAGAACATGCTCAGACCATCTTCAAAGAAGCAAGTTTAGTACTTGCAATGCGATTGCATGCACTAATACTGGCAATTGCAAGTCAATGCCCTTCAGCTGCACTCAGCTACGACCCAAAAGTAGAGGCAGCAGCAAGAACCGCAGACGTGCCCTGGGTTGATTTAGCAGAATTACCTAGCCTAGAAATTATGTTGGAAAGTTGGTGTCAATGCATGTCAAATCCACCATCAAAGCTACACCTTCAAAGCATTCGCGAACAGTCCTACGAACACCAGAGAGTCCTGAGATCAGTCTTGGAAGATCTCAATCAATGA
- a CDS encoding DUF2499 domain-containing protein yields MHALSLGTWWIHVASVFEWLLAMVLIAQRGSKRSQTSMIWLSAAMIPALISAMAACTWHLYDNTESLRWLVTLQASTTLVGNVTLAIAAWNLQRDDMVKG; encoded by the coding sequence ATGCATGCCCTTTCACTTGGCACATGGTGGATTCATGTGGCGTCAGTCTTTGAGTGGTTGTTGGCGATGGTGCTGATCGCTCAGCGCGGTTCAAAACGCTCTCAAACGAGCATGATCTGGCTCTCTGCAGCCATGATTCCTGCCTTGATCAGTGCCATGGCTGCCTGCACTTGGCACCTCTATGACAACACCGAGAGCCTTCGTTGGCTTGTCACTCTTCAAGCCAGTACAACCCTTGTAGGAAATGTCACGTTGGCCATTGCTGCTTGGAATTTGCAACGCGACGACATGGTGAAGGGATGA
- a CDS encoding DUF3593 domain-containing protein → MTLNFDPAPLFAFSLIPYLVFLYHLGRSSKLPKLTILGFQLTLLFVAVTIAAAVFALVRYDSELVAVDWLHGGAEAFLTLSNACIVAGLLRSKPEEPVNNSYEEEILGR, encoded by the coding sequence ATGACATTGAACTTTGATCCAGCTCCCCTCTTTGCCTTCTCGTTGATTCCCTATTTGGTGTTTCTGTACCACCTAGGCCGCAGTAGCAAACTGCCAAAATTGACCATTCTTGGTTTTCAGCTCACGCTTTTGTTTGTCGCCGTCACAATTGCTGCCGCTGTTTTTGCCCTCGTTCGATACGACTCTGAATTGGTGGCTGTGGATTGGCTTCATGGTGGTGCTGAAGCCTTTCTGACCTTGAGCAATGCCTGCATTGTTGCCGGGCTGCTTCGATCGAAGCCGGAAGAACCAGTGAATAACTCTTACGAGGAGGAGATCTTGGGCCGTTGA
- the psaK gene encoding photosystem I reaction center subunit PsaK — protein MFTPLLAIAPATLSWSPKVGLVMVVCNIIAIAIGKATIKHQDVGLKLPGSKFFGGMSHASMVATTSLGHIIGFGAIQGLAARGVL, from the coding sequence ATGTTTACTCCTCTTCTGGCTATCGCTCCAGCCACCCTTTCCTGGTCCCCCAAAGTTGGCCTTGTGATGGTGGTCTGCAACATCATTGCCATCGCGATTGGCAAAGCCACGATTAAGCATCAAGACGTAGGTCTCAAACTGCCTGGTTCAAAATTCTTTGGTGGTATGAGCCACGCCAGCATGGTTGCCACCACAAGCCTTGGTCACATCATCGGTTTTGGTGCCATCCAGGGACTCGCAGCCCGAGGTGTTCTTTAA